Genomic window (Streptomyces sp. NBC_01431):
GTCGCCGATGAGGGTGAGCTCGCCGGTGAACCCCTCGTCCCGCAGTGCCTCGGCGGCACGCAGTCCCGCCAGGGAGGCGCCGACCACGACGATGCGCTCGGGGGCGGTCACCGTATCGGGGGCGGTCACCGCACACGCTCCGGTACCAGGGGAGCGGGCTCGGTCACCGGGGGTGCGGGCTCGGTGGCCCTGCCCAGGGCGATGGCCTGCACGGGGCAGGCCGCGGCGGCCCGCTCGACCTCGCGGCGGGTGCCGGCGGCGGGCGCGTAGTCGTACTCCAGCGCCTCCTCGCCGTGGAACCGGAAGACGGCCGGTGCGGCATAGACGCACTGCCCGTAGCTCTGGCAACGGTTCAGGTCCACGACCAGCCGGAGCCTGCCGGATGGGGGCTGGGGGAAATCGGCCGGGCCGGGGGAGTCGGTGGGGTCGGCGGATTGCGTGAGGCCGTCGGGCCTTGTCAGGTCCGCGTCGGCCCATTCGGCCGGCTCGGCGGCATCAGCGGCTCCAGCGGAATCAATGGATCCGGTGAGCATGTCTTTGCTCTCCTCCCAGGTTGGTGGGGGTGTGGCGGTGCTTTCGGTGATCGACGGGGCCTGGGCGTGGCTCCCTTGCTCCTCGATCACGACTTCCGATCGCGAACGCCATTCAAATAGTCACCACTATTTGGACTGTACACGCTATTCGAGAATTGACATAGTCACCACTATGCGAATAGCCTCACCAACATGAGTGCCGAGCAGGACGAACCCGTACGCCAGCGACTGACCCGCGCCGAGGCCAAGGCCCGCACCCGTCGGCTGCTGCTGGATGCGGCGGCCCGCGTCTTCGCGCGGAAAGGGTTCGCCGGGGCCTCGGTGGAGGAGATCGCCGAGTCCGCCGGCTTCTCCATCGGCGCGCTGTACTCGAACTTCGGCGGCAAGGAAGCGCTCTTCCTGGAGCTGATGGCCGAACGCGGTCTGGGCCGCGTCGCCGAGGCCGCCCAGACCCTCGACCGGCACGAGGCCGGCACCGGAGAGGCCGCCGCCGAACTGGGGCGCCTGCTGGTGGACGTCGCCGACAAGGACACCGACTTCGCCCCACTCCAGGCCGAGTTCTGGCTCTACGCGGTGCGCAATCCGCACGTCCTCGACACCATGGCCGCCGCGCTCCGCGAACCGCGCCAGGCGCTGGAGGGGCTGATCGACACCTGGCTCGCCGAACAGGGCGCGCCCGCCGACGCCCCCGCCGATGCCGTGGCCACGGTGGTGGCCGCACTGTTCCAGGGGCTGGTGCGCCTGCGACGGGTCGACCCGGACGGCGTCCCCGAAGAACTCTTCGGCCAGGCCCTGGTCTGGCTGTTCGCCGGCATCCATGCCGGCGCCGCCCCCACAAGCGGTCCCGACCAGCACTGACCGGCCACGACAGGAACCTCGTCGCGCGCATCTCCTGCTGCTCGCTCCGTTTCTCCGCCCCTGTTCCTCCTGCCGGAAGCCGCCTACATGAACCCGCACGTGTCACAGGGCACCCCTGCCCCCGGAGGCATCGGCAGGGTCTACGCCCTCATCGGCATCGTCCTTGCCGTCATGTGGGTGGGGGAGACCACCGAGCCCGCGTGGGCCCATGGGCTGCGCACCGTCGTCCTCCTGCTGACCCTGCCGCCGCTGCTGCTGCCGGCCAACCGCCGCCTCACCGCCGCGTTCCATACCGCCGCGCGCCCCGGCCCGGCACTCGCACGACTGATCACCGTCCGAGTCCTGATCGTCACGGCGGCACTCGCCGCCAACGCGCTCCTCGGGCACCTGCTGGACCCGCACTCCGGCCACGTGCTCCGCGCGCTCGCAGTCCGTGTGCTGTGCGTCCTGCTGACCATCCCGCTCCAGATCCGCGCGGCCCACCGGTCACGCGCCCGGGGCGTCCACCCCTCGGCCCGCCCCACGCTGTCCGCGCCCCGCGTGATCGGCGCCAAGCTGACCCTGGCCACGGCCGCCCTGCTGGCCCAGCTCCTGCTCAACCCCTACATGGCCAACGCCCAGTTGGTCATCGCCGCCGCCCTCGCCGTCACCGTGACCGCGCTGGGCCCCGCACTCCATGCTCGGCTGCTGATCGCCCCTGCCGCCGGCCCTTCGTCCGGCCCGGCCGCCCAGGAACAGAGTCCGGCCGGCGCCACGACCTCGTGGCCACAGGCCCCCAGCGCGGCACCATATGGGAGGACGTACGTACCGTGCACCTGGTGCGCGCCGATGCGGCGCGCACCGCGCGCGGTGCGGGTGATCTTCTTTGCCTCGAAGAGCTGCGGGGCCATACTTCTGAGCAGGTTGCCGGGCTCGCACCTACGGCGGTGACGGGCGAGGGAACTGCGGGGCCGGGCGCAGTGCTTTGGTCAGTCTTCGCCCTGGGCCGGGATGGTACCGGCGGCGATGGCGTCGAATTGGGTGGTCAGGTCGCGTGTCAGGCGGGTGAGCAGGCGGAGGAGCTCGGTGCGGTCCTGGTGCGGCCACTGGGCGAGCGCCGCGGTGAACCAGCCGTTGACGACGGTGGTGTACCGGTCGACGATCCGCTGCCCGGGGGGTGTGAGGGCGATCAGGCGGGCCCTTTGGTCCTCGGGGTCGGGGACGCGCTTGATGAGCGCCCGCTTTTCCAGGCTGTTGAGGTGACGGGTGACGTGGGGTCCGACGACGTGCATGCGGGTGGCGATCTCGCCTACGCGCAGCGGGTGTTCGGCGGCGTCCAGGACGACCAGGATCGTCATGGCAGGCCGGTCCAGTGTCACTCCGGCGTCCTGGACGGCCTGCTCGTAAAGCTGCCCGCGGTTGAGCAGAGTCCGCAGCTGGAGCAGGTGTGGCAGCAGCCCGGTAGTCGCGTCGCTGAGCGGATCCATGTCCCGCACTCCTTGATAGATACCTAACGTAGGTATATTGTATCCCTCGGAAGCCGACCTCGCAGGAGATCGGGCCGCCGACAAACATGATACCTAAGGTAGGTAATCAACGTCATGAATGAGCCCGCCCCCTCCACCGTGAACGTAGCCACGACCGACGTCCTGATCATCGGCGCTGGCCCCACCGGCCTGACCCTGGCCTGCGACCTGGCCCGACGCGGTGTCAGCTTCCTCCTCCTGGAGCGCTCCACCACGCCCAGCACCGCCTCCCGCGCCAAGACCATCCAGCCCCGCACCATGGAGGTCGCCGACAACCTCGGCGTGGCCGGGCGCGTCCTGACCGAGGGCCGGGTGAACGTCCCCACCCGCCACTACGACCGCGCCCGGGTGGTCTCCGAGGCGGTGGAGCTCGCCGCAGGGGTGCGTACCACGGACGCCCCCTACCCGCCGGTCTGGCTCTCCCAGCCGCGGTTCGAGCAGATCCTGCGCGACCACCTGACCGAGCTCGGCGGAACCGTCCACTGGGGCAGCGAGGTCACCGACCTCCAGCAGGACGGTGACGGCGTCACCGCCACCGTCACCACCAGGCCCGACGCGGGCAGCCGCACCGTCCACGCCCGCTACGCGGTCGGCGTCGACGGCGGACGCAGCACCGTCCGCGCACTGGCCGGCATCGAACTGCACGGCACCTCCCTGACCGACCAGCGCTGGCACCTGGGCGACGTCCGCGTCACCGGCCTGTCCCGCCACTGCCAGCACCTGTGGACCAGCAAGGAGGACGGCCTGCTGTCCCTGTTCCCGCTGCCCGGCACCGACCTGTGGCAGTTCCAGGCCTCCATTCCCGCCGACCCGGCCGAGCCCGAGGAGCCGTCGCTGGAGCTGTTCCGACGCATCTTCGCCGAGCGCGCCGGCGTCCCCGGCGTGGTCATCCAGGACGTCGCCTGGCTCTCCCTCTACCGGATCAACGTGCTCCTCGCCGACCACTACCGCAGCGGGCGGATCCTCTTGGCGGGCGACGCCGCCCACATCCACTCCCCGGTCGGCGGCCAGGGCATGAACACCGGCATCCAGGACGCCTACAACCTCGGCTGGAAACTCGCCGCCCTCCTCGATGGCGCCGACCCCGCCCTGCTTGACACCTATGAGCACGAGCGCCGCCCCGTCGCCCGCAGCGTCCTGGACGACAGCACCACCCGCCTGGGCAAGGTGATGCGCGCGCTAGGCGAGAGCGCCGGCCCCTCCGCCCAGCAGGGACTCACCGACGACCGCACCACGGGCCTGGGCGTCGCCTACACCGACAGCCCGCTCACGCACGGCCCCGGCGCGGGAGTCCGCGCCCCCGACGCACCCTGCCGCAACGCCGGGACCGGCCGCCCCACCCGTCTGTTCGACCTGCTGCGCGGCCCCCACTGGACCCTGCTTTCCTTCGGGAGCACCGCCGTCCAGCAGATCCCGGACGGCCCGCGCACCATCCGCGTGACCACCGACCTGACCGCCACCGGCGCCGACGCCGTCATCGACGCTGATGGCCTCGCCCACCATGCCTACGGAACCGCCGGCGACGAACTCGTCCTCATCCGCCCCGACGGCTACATCGCCACCCGCCGCCCCGCCAGCGACCTGGCCGCAGTCCTCGCCCTGGCGGCTGCCAACGGCATGTGACCTGCCGAGCTGGACGCGCGGCGGACAGAACCGAAGTCAGTGGTGCCCCACGCCTTCTCGCCCCTGCCGATCCGCGCCCCGGCATCCGCGGACGATTCATCGGCGAAGGCGGAGAGTGCCCCAGCCCCGACTGGAGACCACGTCGTACCCGAGTGCTGCCAGTTGGGGACTATCAGGATTCCGAATTTATGACACTCCCGCCGGTTATCCGACGCGCCGCCGATGTCATGGCGACGCGCTTCGTGTCCACTGTTGGTTCGCGAGGGACGCCACACGCTTGGGAACACCCCAAGGTCATCTCGCACATGCGCCTCCGAGCCGATCGGCGTGGGCCATCGGCTCGGAGACTCCTGCGGGATTCCGCACAGGGTTTCGGACGAGGTAGTCGTTCAGCGTGTGGTGGAAGCTTGTCGCCAGGTGGGACTGCGGCGCGAACAGGTCGAACGCGTGGTAGGCGCCGGGGTAGAGGTGCAGCTCCACGGGGACGCCGTGGGCGCGCAGGCGCGCCGCGTAGTCGAGGTTCTCATCGCGGAAGAGGTCAAGTTCACCGACACCGATGAAAGTCGGGGGCAGGCCGGCGAGGTCGGTAGCCCGGGAGGCGGCGCAGTATGAAGTCACGTCGTCGGTGCCGACGCGGTCGCCGAGGATCGACTTCCAGGCCGAGATATTGGTCGCGCGGTCCCAGATGCCGATGTCGGTGATCTCGTGGCTAGAGTCGGTCGTGTTGCGGTCGTCGAGCATCGGGTACATCAGCAGCCGGAACAACGGGGTCGCCGCGCCGATGTCGCGGATCAGAAGCGCGGAGGCGGCGGCGATGCCTCCGCCTCCGCTCTGGCCGGCCAGACCGATCCGGGCGGGATCGAGGCCGAGGTCGGTGGCGTTGTCGCTGATCCACCGGTAGGCCGTGTCCTCGGTGGCGCCGGGCGCGGGGGTTTCCGGGGCCAGCCGGTAGTCGACGCTGACAATGGCGCAGCCGAGTGCCGTGCACAGCGGCTTGAGCCAGGGTGAGTCCTGGGCAGCGTGGCCGAGCACCTGCCC
Coding sequences:
- a CDS encoding TetR/AcrR family transcriptional regulator produces the protein MSAEQDEPVRQRLTRAEAKARTRRLLLDAAARVFARKGFAGASVEEIAESAGFSIGALYSNFGGKEALFLELMAERGLGRVAEAAQTLDRHEAGTGEAAAELGRLLVDVADKDTDFAPLQAEFWLYAVRNPHVLDTMAAALREPRQALEGLIDTWLAEQGAPADAPADAVATVVAALFQGLVRLRRVDPDGVPEELFGQALVWLFAGIHAGAAPTSGPDQH
- a CDS encoding FAD-dependent oxidoreductase, coding for MNEPAPSTVNVATTDVLIIGAGPTGLTLACDLARRGVSFLLLERSTTPSTASRAKTIQPRTMEVADNLGVAGRVLTEGRVNVPTRHYDRARVVSEAVELAAGVRTTDAPYPPVWLSQPRFEQILRDHLTELGGTVHWGSEVTDLQQDGDGVTATVTTRPDAGSRTVHARYAVGVDGGRSTVRALAGIELHGTSLTDQRWHLGDVRVTGLSRHCQHLWTSKEDGLLSLFPLPGTDLWQFQASIPADPAEPEEPSLELFRRIFAERAGVPGVVIQDVAWLSLYRINVLLADHYRSGRILLAGDAAHIHSPVGGQGMNTGIQDAYNLGWKLAALLDGADPALLDTYEHERRPVARSVLDDSTTRLGKVMRALGESAGPSAQQGLTDDRTTGLGVAYTDSPLTHGPGAGVRAPDAPCRNAGTGRPTRLFDLLRGPHWTLLSFGSTAVQQIPDGPRTIRVTTDLTATGADAVIDADGLAHHAYGTAGDELVLIRPDGYIATRRPASDLAAVLALAAANGM
- a CDS encoding ferredoxin, producing the protein MLTGSIDSAGAADAAEPAEWADADLTRPDGLTQSADPTDSPGPADFPQPPSGRLRLVVDLNRCQSYGQCVYAAPAVFRFHGEEALEYDYAPAAGTRREVERAAAACPVQAIALGRATEPAPPVTEPAPLVPERVR
- a CDS encoding MarR family winged helix-turn-helix transcriptional regulator — translated: MDPLSDATTGLLPHLLQLRTLLNRGQLYEQAVQDAGVTLDRPAMTILVVLDAAEHPLRVGEIATRMHVVGPHVTRHLNSLEKRALIKRVPDPEDQRARLIALTPPGQRIVDRYTTVVNGWFTAALAQWPHQDRTELLRLLTRLTRDLTTQFDAIAAGTIPAQGED
- a CDS encoding alpha/beta hydrolase, with product MHKHNARERIDPELAEVLKAVPMTPTGVFDLSDLEGTRVGVRAMAESIASTIPDEPTVTTHEIQVPRADGPYVPILLLRPQNAPSPLPVVMWFHGGGQVLGHAAQDSPWLKPLCTALGCAIVSVDYRLAPETPAPGATEDTAYRWISDNATDLGLDPARIGLAGQSGGGGIAAASALLIRDIGAATPLFRLLMYPMLDDRNTTDSSHEITDIGIWDRATNISAWKSILGDRVGTDDVTSYCAASRATDLAGLPPTFIGVGELDLFRDENLDYAARLRAHGVPVELHLYPGAYHAFDLFAPQSHLATSFHHTLNDYLVRNPVRNPAGVSEPMAHADRLGGACAR